The Vigna angularis cultivar LongXiaoDou No.4 chromosome 6, ASM1680809v1, whole genome shotgun sequence genome contains the following window.
ataaaatatatttataataaaataaaaatatgagattaatcttttgagttatatatatatatatatatatatatatatatatatatatatatatatatatatatatatatatatatatatatatatatatatatatatatcagatattatatttataatagaagaaatatatgaagttaatttttttatattaaatatatatatatatatataatattatattatcttatatttataatagataaaatatattaattaaagataaaaaattatgataaaatatttatttaagatattaaataaaataatatatttaatattgttgGCATATACATATTGTATATAGCaaacttgttacaaatataattaattctcgATTCTTGTAAAATagtgaaaatatatgttaattgatcacttaaattaatgaatttagtTTTGATGTCTCTAGATACAATCTTCtctaaaataaaatgacaatcaatttcaatatgtttAATCTTTTTAGAAAAGacaatattaaaactaatatgAAGAGTAATATGATTGTCACATATAATTATCATTTGAATAACATCTTTAAATTGTAACTTTTTAAACAATTGCTGAAGCTAAACAAGTGACTAAAGTCATAGTTCTATATTATATTTCTGCATTAAATCTTGTCATAACATTTTGTTTCTCACTTTTTCAAGAGATCAAGTTACCACCAATGGAGACATAATATCCAAATGTAGACTTTTATCATAAGGAGATCCCGTCCAATCAACATCCGAATAACAAATCACTATTGTATGTCTATTGGAAccatataataactttttttttcaggaaatcctttaatgtactttaataaACGAATAACTGCATTATAATGATCTTTATAGGGGAAATTAAGAAATTAGTTTACTACACAAACTGCAAAAGATATGTCAAGACGAGTAATTGtaagataattcaatttttcaccTAGTCTTCTATATTGTTCGAGGTCTAAAATAGGATTCTATTATTTTGGTAGAAGTTTAGTATTGGGATCTATGGGtatatcaacaaattttgaattcatcaatctagttttcttcaaaatatccaATGCATATTTCCTTTAAGATATAACAATACGATTGTTGGATTGTGCCACCTCAATACTCAAGAAATATCTAAGTTTGTCAAAAtacttggtttgaaaatggttGCAAAGTTGTCTCATCTAAGAGATGTCATGATTTTCATTGTTGGTAAGAAcgatgtcatcaacatatactatcaagtTTCTAGTAAGAACGATGTCATTAATATGTACTATTAAGTAGACACATCCAACACTTGAGTGACGATAAAATGTTGAATGATCTATATCACACTGagtcataccaaattgttgaacaatgTTACTAAAATTTTCAACCTAGGTCCTACgagattgttttaggccatataacgATTTGCAAAGAGACATAATAACCTAAGATAATTCTCTTGAGCAACAAATCCTAGAGGTTGTTccatataaatctcttcttgcaaatctcCGTTGAGGAACACATTTTTTACATCCAGTTGATAGAGACTATTGTTGAAAAATCTCATGGTTCTAAATAAACTAAGACATGTCATCTTTGTTACTAGagaaaagtatcaccataatccaactCAGAATTTTGTGTGTAACCTTTGCTCACAAGACGGACTTTAAGGCGATTAATAGTTCCATCACAACCAACTTTGATAGAAAAAACCTACCTGTTACCAACAACAGATTTTTCAAATGGTAAtaggacaagctcccaagttccactatTCTAAAAAATGCTTAGTTCATCTATCTTGTCCTGACTCCAAACAAGATGGGCTAAGGCATCATTGATAGATTTTAGGATGGTCACAAAAGAAATAGATGACATATATAAAAAGGTGAAGACAATTTATGAAAActtaaagaaatataatgtgGAAAGAGATTATAGATAGAGTGTATACCTTTTAGGAGGGCATAGAAGGACAAACTCAATTGTCAGAGTTGAATGAGACAAACAAATTGGCACTTGAATTGAGTCACTTTGTGGTTGTTGAGAAACAAGTGGTGGACTAGGCATAATTAAAGGAGcacacataataaaaatattgatattattagAGGAAGACATATCAGAAGAAAAATGatagttaaaataaaaggaagaccCATTGAATGTGACATCTACAGAAACAAAATAGCAgttaaaagaataagaaaaacacTTGTATCCTATTTTTGATCTAGTAAAACCTAAAAGAACACATTTGTGTGATtgaggagataacttatcaagatcagaactaaaattatgaacaaaacatgtagccCGAAAACTTTTAAAGGTAAGGAATGAAGGGGTTCacgagaaaataaaatagaatgagATATTTTATTATCTGAACCCGAAGAGGGCATATGACTAACGAGATAGCACGCAGTAAGAATAATATTACCCCAAAAATATTAAAGGAGACGAAACATGTTGTGAGACACTATGAGGAAAGGAATACGAATATGTTATTCTATTTGACACGACTTACAAACCAAATTGAACAACTTGGATAAGTTAGGAACAGACTATTGCAATTTGGCACGAGAGATATGACCTAACTTTgcatgaagaagagatgaatcTCCATAATTGCGCTAACATGTGTAGAAGGGCGAAGATGATAAAGACCATGAGACTCACATTTAGTGCCAATCACCCCTCTCGAATTTCGGTCCtgtaaacaaacaaaatctttgttaaaagaaataacaaaatcaagAGAACAAGTTAGATGAGTAATggataataagttaaaaggagacctaagaacataaagaacattatcaatgataaaaagggaaaaaggtTAACAGTCCCAATACCATGAGCTAATATTCTATATCCATTAGCCATTTTAACAGAAGGTAAAAGATccaaagaagataaagaagaaaacaaagatttATTAATAGTAATGTGATATGTGGTTCTTGAGTCAAGAACTCAAGGACCAAGAGAAGAAGATGGAGTCAAACCAACAAAAGATGTACCTATGTATGGTACAAATGTGATACTATAAGGTTGTTTATCCTTATATCATTtgaaaaatttactaaaaataacAGAGTTGTCGATAATATCGGATGAAGGAAGATCTCTAATAGGTGATTGTGAGGGAGAAGCAGTTTGAACAACAACAACAGATCTCGGAGGATGACCATGTAATGCATAACACCTGTCAATCTTGTGGCCTAGCTTGTAACAATGGTCACACTTGTGACATCCTTTTCCCGACTTGGGAGAGTGATTTTATCGCGTTGAGATGCCAACACAGAGGAATCATCAACAAAAATAGGTGTATCATTGATGTGTTTGCTAGGTACATGTAAAAGAATGGAACAAATAGAAGTTAAAGTGAGTATAATAGgtgaacccaaaatctgatcatgGATATGGAAATATTTATCTGCAAGGTCGTGTAATGTCAATATCATGAAGAACTTTGACCGTTGCTCTATTTATTGGGCATTAGTAGAGACAGGAGACAATAACTcattaaattcatgaaaaaaagcatgaattttacccataTAATCTGTCATAGAGTCTTGATGCCATGAAGCAACAACTTTGAAAAGATCATGACAAACATCATAAATACGTTGAGTATCATTGGTGTATAATAATTTGACGTGTTCCTAGATATTAAAACATGTTTTGTAGGGAcgaaacatttattttaaagaagAGTGAATGGTACCCTTTAAAACAACGCATAATTAAGTATCAATTTTCAATCAACGGGTAACCATAACGGAATTAATAGTCGTCACGTTAAGTCAAAATTTAACGTTTGATACCCAAATCACATAACTAGTATCATTTAACTTATCAATAGATAAATGCACATTGACATAATTAATACATATGAATGAATCAAATACAGGTAACAGAAGAAATGTAAGAAAGGGAGGAAGCCATGAATaagcaagagagagaaaaaaccTAAAACCGAAAGACAACCCATCAATGCAGCAAGGCCAAATGCAGATAAAAGAGGTCGCGACGAGTCCAACGAAGGTTGTCAGCGCCGGAGATGATGACGCACTACCGCCATGCATGACAGGAAAAAACGACGATAGCAAACTGTGGTCGGCACGTGAGAACACGTATGAACTTTATTGGCGACAATCTCGACGAAGTTGTGGTTGCCTGACCAAGACGAGTATAACCGTGGGGTCACCAGTCGAAACTAATGCTCCAACGACGGTTACGGTGAAACGACGACAACGACTTTAATAATGACGACAACTATTGAAGTGGACAAGAGAGatgaaaatatttcaaaagaaccttaaattataaatatcatattcaatataataaaaactatgcATTAGATTAATCTTTCTGATATtgaatatagaaataaaatactacatttacaattaaaagatataagataaacttaaaatacaaaaataataataacaaattaagtgaaaataaaaaaatatataatatatctaataatataatatttctaacatatataatatcttGTGCTAAatctatattaattttatctaaataattcaatgcaaaaatcatattataagattttattttattggaattTTATcatctcattatttttataatatttttacaactttggcaagagttttataaaattaacatatttctaTAATGATACCTAGATTTATGAACGCTCCAATTTGGATTGTTACTTGTGTCCAAGAAGAACTTGTAGATTCATAAGAATGAAATTTACTTGAGCTGGATCATCCAGTGTAAATGGGGCATGTGCACGCgttttcttccatttcaatCTCCCTTTATATACATACCCACACAAATGAATGAGAGCCTTGTTTAGAAGCTATATAATATAGGTTAAAATAGATAAACCCGGAAATTTAGATTTCTTCATGGAtaaagaattaagaaaggacCAAAACAAATTTCCATCTGAGATTCCACGTTCATGTTGGGAAACAGGACCCCACTTGACAAAAACAAAAGCATCTTCTCTGCATTGCAATCAATGGCATGTGTATTCTAAATTCTATTCAATACAAAGTCCTCTAAGATCATTTGGTTGACGATGAATAATTAATGTGCAGAAATTATGAAACTTTTATTGTGCAGATTGAGTGAGTAATAGCCAGCACGTGGAACAGTTATTCAGAAATGAATGCAGTAAAAGGCACGAAAAAGACAAACAAGTAAAGAGATAGAAAGGTTATGAAAAAGCGAAAAAGAAGATATGATTTGCATCACTTTGCTATCGCTTGTATcaacagcagcaacaacaaccaAACGCAAATCAATGTCAAAACTAACCGTTCTCTTGTTTCTTCTATTCGCATTCTTCAATTCTTCAACAGTCACCACTTTATACTCTCCTTCACCTCCCGCCTCGCCATTTTCCCAATCTACCCCTGACCCCGACTCCTCTCCACCGGCAGAGTGGCTCTTCGCCCATGCCACGCACTACGCCGCCACCGATGCTCTTGGCGGCGCGTGCGGCTACGGTGACCTTCCCAACGGCATGGCCACCGCTGCACTCAGCGAAGCCCTCTTCAACCGCGGCCAGATCTGCGGCGCCTGCTTCGAGCTCCGCTGCCGCGAGGAGGACGCCGACTTCGACCGCCGCTGGTGCATCTCCGGCGCGTCGGTTGCCGTCACCGCCACCAATTTCTGCGCACCGAACTACGGATCCGACGCCGAGAGCCTCAGCGGACACTGTAACCCTCCGAAGCAGCATTTCGTTCTCCCCACCGAAGTTTTCGAGAAAATCGCAATCTGGAAAACTGGCACCGGCAACATGCCAGTGCAGTATCGCAGGTACTCCTTCACCCACTCtatcattttctctcttttctcattATAGCAAtgtgataaaatttattaataataatagttaaaaattgGTTACTATCTTGAAAAGAATATTTTTGAATATGTAAGTTTAACCAGCAGAAAGAAAGTGTTTGAGAAAATTGAGTACATTTGAAATGTGAGTATAGAAGAAGACGCCATGGAATTGAAAAGTGAGATTTGAATTTGTGTTTGGAGCAGGATAGAGTGCAGAAGAGAAGGAGGAATGCGGTTCACATTGAGTGGTTCTGGAATCTTCATTTCGGCACTGATTAGTAATGTGGGTGGGATGGGAAACATTGTGGGTGTGAAGGTTAAGGGTTCAAAAACTGGTTGGCTTTCAATGGGTAGGAACTGGGGTCAGAACTGGCATGTTAATGCTTTACTGCAGAATCAACCTCTCTCTTTTGAGGTCACTGGTAGCGATGGAATCACTGTTACATCTTACAATGTTGCTCCCAAGGATTGGACTTTTGGACAATCTTTTGAAGGAAAACAATTTCGCCTGAACAGATAAGAGGAAGGACCATTCtccttccttttcttctccCTCACCATTGGAATTCTCATTCACCTGTGTAATATTTCTCAAATAGATCAAAGTGATAATATATCTAAGCCCTATAATTCATACTTGTCCTACTAATTCTTCTTAAAGCAAAATTtgtttgatgaaagaagtgagtTTGTCCTTTAAAT
Protein-coding sequences here:
- the LOC108342011 gene encoding expansin-A13 isoform X1; amino-acid sequence: MICITLLSLVSTAATTTKRKSMSKLTVLLFLLFAFFNSSTVTTLYSPSPPASPFSQSTPDPDSSPPAEWLFAHATHYAATDALGGACGYGDLPNGMATAALSEALFNRGQICGACFELRCREEDADFDRRWCISGASVAVTATNFCAPNYGSDAESLSGHCNPPKQHFVLPTEVFEKIAIWKTGTGNMPVQYRRIECRREGGMRFTLSGSGIFISALISNVGGMGNIVGVKVKGSKTGWLSMGRNWGQNWHVNALLQNQPLSFEVTGSDGITVTSYNVAPKDWTFGQSFEGKQFRLNR
- the LOC108342011 gene encoding expansin-A13 isoform X2, whose amino-acid sequence is MICITLLSLVSTAATTTKRKSMSKLTVLLFLLFAFFNSSTVTTLYSPSPPASPFSQSTPDPDSSPPAEWLFAHATHYAATDALGGACGYGDLPNGMATAALSEALFNRGQICGACFELRCREEDADFDRRWCISGASVAVTATNFCAPNYGSDAEKIAIWKTGTGNMPVQYRRIECRREGGMRFTLSGSGIFISALISNVGGMGNIVGVKVKGSKTGWLSMGRNWGQNWHVNALLQNQPLSFEVTGSDGITVTSYNVAPKDWTFGQSFEGKQFRLNR